The following proteins are encoded in a genomic region of Paenibacillus sp. FSL H3-0469:
- a CDS encoding pyrimidine-nucleoside phosphorylase yields MRAVDLIQKKRDGGELSREEIAFLIQGYSKGEIPDYQISAWAMAVYFRGMNARETGDLTLEMAMSGDQVDLSPIAGIKVDKHSTGGVGDKTTVVLAPLVAAAGVPVAKMSGRGLGHTGGTLDKLESITGFSVEMDRERFFAQVGEIGAAVIGQSGNITPADKKLYALRDVTATVESIPLIASSVMSKKIAAGADAIVLDVKTGSGAFMKTLDDSIALAQAMVDIGTHLGRNTVAVISDMDQPLGFGIGNALEIKEGIETLNGHGPKDLQEVCLILGSQMLVLGGKAKDEQEARSMLLSHIKDGSALNKFKQMVSAQGGDASQIDSPDTLPAARRFIEVKAEAAGYVESIQAEEIGVAAMLLGAGRETKESVIDLAVGIQLSLKVGDAVAAGDILAVLHVNDASEGKVKEAEAKVLEAYRISAQPVPPQPLVFALVTKDGVTRY; encoded by the coding sequence ATGCGTGCTGTTGATCTCATTCAGAAAAAAAGAGATGGCGGTGAGCTGAGCCGTGAAGAAATTGCTTTTCTGATTCAAGGCTACAGCAAGGGGGAGATCCCGGATTATCAGATCTCCGCTTGGGCCATGGCTGTGTATTTCCGCGGTATGAACGCGCGTGAGACCGGCGACCTGACCCTGGAGATGGCGATGTCCGGCGACCAGGTGGACCTTAGCCCGATTGCGGGCATCAAGGTGGACAAGCATTCTACAGGAGGCGTGGGCGATAAGACAACTGTTGTGCTTGCACCGCTGGTCGCAGCGGCCGGAGTACCTGTAGCCAAAATGTCCGGGCGAGGCCTGGGCCACACCGGAGGCACACTGGATAAGCTGGAGTCGATCACAGGCTTCTCGGTGGAGATGGACCGGGAACGGTTCTTCGCCCAGGTGGGCGAGATCGGTGCAGCCGTAATCGGCCAGTCCGGCAATATCACGCCAGCAGACAAAAAGCTGTATGCCCTGCGTGATGTGACGGCCACGGTAGAATCCATTCCGCTCATTGCCAGCTCCGTCATGAGCAAGAAGATTGCCGCAGGCGCGGACGCCATCGTGCTGGATGTGAAGACCGGCAGCGGTGCGTTCATGAAGACGCTTGACGATTCCATTGCGCTGGCCCAGGCGATGGTAGATATCGGCACTCACCTTGGCCGCAACACGGTAGCGGTCATCAGCGACATGGACCAGCCGCTGGGCTTCGGCATCGGGAATGCCCTGGAGATCAAAGAGGGCATCGAGACCTTGAACGGCCACGGGCCGAAGGATCTGCAGGAAGTCTGCCTGATCCTGGGCAGCCAGATGCTCGTTCTTGGCGGCAAGGCAAAGGACGAACAAGAAGCACGTTCCATGCTGCTGTCCCATATCAAGGACGGCAGTGCGCTGAATAAGTTCAAGCAGATGGTGTCGGCTCAGGGCGGCGATGCTTCGCAGATTGATTCTCCTGACACCTTGCCCGCTGCCCGCCGATTCATCGAAGTCAAGGCGGAGGCCGCAGGCTATGTGGAGAGCATCCAGGCTGAAGAGATCGGTGTGGCTGCGATGCTGCTCGGTGCCGGACGTGAGACGAAGGAGTCCGTGATCGATCTGGCGGTCGGCATTCAGCTCTCGCTGAAGGTAGGCGACGCCGTGGCCGCAGGCGATATTCTGGCAGTGTTGCATGTGAACGATGCCAGCGAAGGCAAGGTGAAGGAGGCCGAAGCCAAAGTGCTGGAGGCTTACCGCATCTCCGCCCAGCCGGTTCCGCCGCAGCCGCTGGTTTTTGCGCTGGTGACTAAGGATGGGGTAACGCGGTACTAG
- a CDS encoding purine-nucleoside phosphorylase, which yields MTTPTTVPYGTQVKEAAAYIQSKFGGYTPAIGLILGSGLGDLGDQIEDAVYLPYEEIPHFPHSTVEGHAGRFVIGKLEGKDVMIMQGRFHYYEGYEMRKVVLPVYVMAKLGIGTLVITNAGGGMNRAFKAGDLMLITDHLNMTGDNPLIGPNDPELGVRFPDMSSAYDPEYIELAKKLASGVTGVDGEALVLQEGVYAGISGPTYETPAELKMLAYLGGDAVGMSTVPEVIVASHSKLRVLGITCITDMAIGDELEPLTHEQVVKVANLTKPKFIGLVRAFVREVQV from the coding sequence ATGACAACACCAACAACAGTCCCATACGGCACTCAAGTGAAGGAAGCCGCTGCTTATATTCAGTCCAAATTCGGCGGTTATACACCGGCTATCGGCCTTATTCTGGGTTCAGGTCTTGGCGACCTGGGCGATCAGATTGAAGATGCCGTCTACCTGCCATATGAAGAAATTCCGCATTTTCCCCATTCAACGGTAGAAGGTCATGCCGGACGGTTCGTAATCGGTAAGCTGGAAGGCAAGGATGTAATGATTATGCAGGGCCGTTTTCACTATTATGAAGGTTATGAGATGCGCAAGGTAGTTCTTCCGGTCTATGTAATGGCTAAGCTGGGCATCGGCACCCTTGTCATTACCAACGCTGGCGGCGGAATGAACAGAGCGTTCAAGGCAGGCGACCTGATGCTGATTACTGACCACCTCAATATGACTGGCGACAACCCGTTGATCGGACCGAATGATCCGGAGCTTGGCGTAAGATTCCCTGATATGTCCAGTGCGTATGACCCTGAATATATTGAACTTGCGAAAAAGCTTGCAAGCGGAGTTACAGGTGTCGACGGTGAAGCGCTTGTCCTGCAGGAAGGCGTATATGCCGGCATCAGCGGCCCGACTTATGAGACCCCGGCTGAGCTGAAAATGCTGGCTTATCTCGGCGGCGATGCCGTGGGAATGTCCACCGTGCCGGAGGTTATCGTAGCCAGCCACAGTAAGCTGCGCGTGCTCGGCATCACCTGTATCACCGACATGGCGATTGGCGACGAGCTGGAGCCGCTCACCCATGAGCAGGTGGTAAAAGTGGCGAACCTGACCAAACCTAAATTCATCGGACTGGTACGTGCCTTCGTCCGTGAGGTACAGGTCTGA
- a CDS encoding purine-nucleoside phosphorylase: MTSVTLNHIQEAAVYIKDKCTVAPEIGLILGSGLGILADLITDEVVIPYHEIPHFPVSTVEGHEGELLIGMIEGRRVVMMKGRFHMYEGYGPEVTAFPVRVMKELGVTSLLVTNAAGGVNTEYTPGDLMLITDHLNLTGRNPLSGPNDNALGVRFPDMSSAYSPRLIAAAKEAAAGLNFEFKEGVYAGLLGPNYETPAEIVMLRRQGADAVGMSTVSETIVARHAGIEVLGISCITNMAAGILPQPLNHAEVMETAERVREQFLKLVLAFIPKM; encoded by the coding sequence ATGACCAGTGTGACTCTTAACCATATTCAAGAAGCCGCCGTATATATCAAAGATAAATGCACCGTCGCCCCCGAAATCGGGCTGATCCTGGGCTCCGGGCTCGGCATTCTGGCGGATCTGATCACAGATGAAGTTGTTATTCCTTATCATGAGATTCCTCATTTTCCGGTGTCCACGGTAGAAGGACATGAAGGTGAGCTGCTGATCGGCATGATCGAAGGCCGCCGCGTGGTCATGATGAAGGGACGCTTCCACATGTATGAGGGCTACGGCCCGGAGGTTACAGCCTTCCCGGTACGGGTGATGAAGGAGCTGGGCGTAACCAGCCTGCTGGTCACCAACGCTGCCGGTGGCGTCAACACTGAATACACACCGGGCGATCTCATGCTGATCACGGATCATCTGAACCTGACCGGACGCAACCCGCTGAGCGGACCGAATGACAATGCGCTGGGCGTACGGTTCCCGGATATGTCCTCGGCGTACAGCCCGCGTCTGATTGCAGCCGCCAAGGAAGCTGCTGCGGGACTGAATTTCGAGTTCAAAGAAGGTGTATACGCCGGTCTGCTCGGACCGAACTATGAGACCCCTGCTGAGATCGTAATGCTGCGCCGCCAGGGAGCAGATGCCGTAGGCATGTCCACCGTATCCGAGACCATCGTTGCCCGTCATGCCGGAATTGAAGTGCTGGGCATTTCCTGTATCACCAACATGGCTGCCGGTATTCTGCCGCAGCCGCTGAACCATGCAGAAGTGATGGAGACAGCCGAGCGTGTGCGCGAGCAGTTCCTCAAGCTGGTGCTGGCTTTTATACCGAAAATGTAG
- the deoB gene encoding phosphopentomutase, with translation MSSFKRIGFIVLDSVGIGEAPDAANFGDTGSHTLGHILERVPGLKLPNLQQLGLANIAPLPPLEPVTAPTGYYGKMQEVSVGKDTMTGHWELMGLKIEVPFNTYFDGFPAELIEKFEAATGRKVLGNKPASGTEILVEYGEEQMKTGAWIVYTSADSVFQLAAHEDIIPLEELYSACKIARELTMAPEFSVGRVIARPYVGEPGNFVRTPNRHDYAVKPPEPTVMNALEDIGKDVIAVGKINDIFTGEGVTATYPTKSNEHGIQITIDELRKPFDGFLFTNLVDFDSLYGHRRDPEGYGRALEVFDQALPELLSTLGEDDLLIISADHGNDPIHAGTDHTREYVPLLVYSPRFKTPGSLGIRQTFSDVAATIADNFGAKAPKYGTSFLAQLI, from the coding sequence ATGTCCTCATTTAAACGCATCGGATTTATTGTTCTGGACAGTGTAGGAATCGGTGAAGCGCCGGATGCCGCTAATTTCGGAGATACAGGCTCCCATACGCTCGGACATATTCTGGAACGGGTTCCGGGTCTTAAGCTTCCGAATCTGCAGCAGCTCGGGCTGGCGAATATTGCGCCGCTGCCGCCGCTTGAACCGGTAACAGCCCCTACAGGCTATTACGGCAAAATGCAGGAGGTATCTGTAGGCAAGGACACGATGACCGGCCACTGGGAGCTGATGGGGCTGAAGATCGAGGTTCCTTTTAACACCTACTTTGACGGCTTCCCGGCGGAGCTGATTGAGAAATTCGAAGCGGCTACCGGACGCAAGGTCCTCGGCAACAAGCCAGCTTCCGGTACCGAGATTCTCGTGGAATACGGCGAGGAGCAGATGAAGACGGGGGCATGGATTGTCTATACCTCGGCGGACAGCGTGTTCCAGCTTGCGGCGCATGAAGATATTATCCCTCTGGAGGAGCTGTACAGCGCCTGTAAAATCGCCCGTGAGCTGACGATGGCTCCCGAGTTCTCCGTAGGCCGCGTGATTGCCCGCCCTTATGTCGGCGAGCCGGGAAATTTCGTGCGTACACCTAACCGCCATGATTATGCAGTGAAGCCGCCGGAGCCAACGGTGATGAATGCGCTGGAGGATATCGGCAAGGATGTGATTGCTGTCGGCAAGATCAATGATATTTTTACCGGAGAAGGGGTAACCGCAACCTATCCGACCAAAAGCAATGAACACGGCATCCAGATTACCATCGACGAGCTGCGCAAGCCGTTTGACGGATTCCTGTTCACTAATCTGGTGGACTTTGATTCCCTCTACGGCCACCGCCGTGATCCGGAAGGCTACGGCCGTGCGCTGGAGGTATTCGATCAGGCGCTGCCTGAGCTGCTCAGTACGCTCGGTGAGGATGATCTGCTGATCATCTCCGCAGACCATGGCAATGACCCGATCCATGCCGGAACGGACCATACGCGTGAGTATGTGCCGCTCTTGGTCTACAGTCCGAGATTCAAGACTCCCGGCAGCCTGGGCATCCGCCAGACCTTCTCGGATGTGGCCGCGACAATCGCCGATAACTTCGGGGCGAAGGCTCCGAAGTACGGGACAAGCTTTTTGGCTCAACTAATCTAA
- the xerD gene encoding site-specific tyrosine recombinase XerD yields MKSYLQPFMQYLSGDKGLSPSTLESYGRDISQFLEFAEERGLDAAEEIRRTHIMLYLGALRGAGKAAATVNRNTVSLRAYFHFLLKERLIVQDPTLDMEAIKPSQKPPIILSIEEIERLLAAPDEAAPQGMRDKAMLELLYATGIRVTELISLNVEDVNTSLRFARCSGASGKERVVPIGVIAADCVARYTSGMRDKLLRVNQDEPALFLNSLGGRLTRQGFWKIIKKYAREAQIEQDITPHTLRHSFAAHLLEGGADLRSVQQMLGHSDSSTTQIYSGIARKNMKEVYENHHPRAK; encoded by the coding sequence ATGAAGTCATACTTACAGCCGTTTATGCAGTATTTGTCCGGGGACAAAGGATTGTCTCCTAGTACGCTGGAATCCTATGGACGGGATATATCGCAGTTTCTGGAGTTTGCGGAAGAGCGCGGCCTGGACGCGGCAGAAGAGATTAGAAGAACACATATTATGCTGTATTTGGGCGCCCTGCGCGGAGCCGGGAAGGCAGCGGCCACGGTGAACCGGAATACGGTATCGCTGCGCGCTTATTTTCATTTTTTACTGAAGGAACGGCTGATTGTCCAAGATCCTACGCTGGATATGGAAGCCATCAAGCCGAGCCAGAAGCCGCCGATCATACTTAGTATTGAGGAGATCGAGCGTCTGCTGGCTGCTCCTGATGAAGCCGCTCCCCAGGGGATGCGCGATAAGGCCATGCTGGAGCTGCTCTATGCTACGGGTATCCGTGTAACCGAGCTGATCTCGCTGAATGTGGAGGATGTGAATACCTCCTTGCGGTTCGCGCGCTGCAGCGGTGCCTCCGGCAAGGAGCGGGTGGTGCCGATTGGCGTCATCGCTGCGGACTGCGTAGCCCGTTACACCTCGGGGATGCGGGACAAGCTGCTGCGCGTCAATCAGGACGAGCCTGCGCTGTTTCTGAACAGTCTGGGCGGACGGCTGACCCGTCAGGGCTTTTGGAAAATCATCAAAAAATACGCGCGTGAAGCTCAGATTGAGCAGGACATCACACCGCACACCCTGCGCCACTCCTTCGCTGCGCATCTGCTGGAAGGCGGGGCGGACCTGCGCTCCGTGCAGCAGATGCTGGGCCATTCCGATAGTTCGACCACTCAGATTTACAGCGGAATTGCCCGCAAGAATATGAAGGAGGTCTACGAGAATCATCATCCCCGGGCGAAATAG
- a CDS encoding DUF4227 family protein, translating to MIISLPRTVRRLYFLTMLVAVSCVLYYVLSWVSAWISPARNAEIPEGTAVRAFQDVQYGEQGISAGDRLRLFYWYGE from the coding sequence ATGATTATTTCTCTGCCCCGCACGGTGCGCCGGCTGTATTTCTTAACGATGCTTGTGGCGGTAAGCTGTGTGCTGTATTATGTTTTGAGCTGGGTTAGCGCTTGGATCAGTCCGGCCCGCAATGCTGAGATTCCGGAAGGCACCGCCGTCCGGGCGTTTCAGGATGTCCAGTACGGGGAACAGGGGATTAGTGCGGGGGATCGCCTGCGCCTTTTTTACTGGTACGGGGAGTAA
- a CDS encoding Fur family transcriptional regulator has translation MEARIDKIKQQLQSQGYKLTPQREATLRVLLENEDDHLSAEDVFMLVKEKAPEIGLATVYRTLELLSELHVVEKINFGDGVARYDLRTDTAKHHHHHLICVQCGTMDEIREDWLGPLEERLEQEYNFTVVDHRLDFHGICHRCKDKNPAEDNTPE, from the coding sequence ATGGAAGCCCGAATAGACAAGATTAAGCAACAACTACAATCCCAAGGATACAAGCTTACACCTCAACGGGAAGCGACCTTAAGAGTTCTCCTGGAGAACGAGGATGATCATTTAAGTGCGGAAGATGTATTCATGCTTGTGAAAGAAAAGGCGCCCGAGATCGGTCTTGCCACCGTATATCGTACCCTGGAACTGCTTAGCGAGCTTCATGTCGTGGAGAAGATCAATTTCGGAGACGGTGTGGCCCGCTATGATCTGCGTACGGATACGGCGAAGCATCATCACCATCATTTGATTTGTGTGCAGTGCGGAACGATGGATGAGATTCGTGAGGATTGGCTTGGACCGCTGGAAGAGCGGCTGGAGCAGGAATACAACTTCACGGTGGTTGATCATAGACTTGATTTTCACGGGATATGCCACCGCTGCAAGGACAAGAATCCGGCAGAGGACAATACTCCCGAATAA
- the spoIIM gene encoding stage II sporulation protein M → MRSLKLMVKEQTPLYIFVAVLFLVGVVFGALIVSALTLDQQQELGDYLSNFFVTVDQQGLPDAQDSYWSIAAFHLKWVGLIWVLGLSVIGLPGILILDFLKGVLIGFTVGTLVSQYSWHGMLFALVSVAPHNLVLIPVLLVCSAAALGFSLLMIRSRVLGQQRRTQITHPFMMYTLLSLGMALLVMGISGFEAYVTPVMMRWVTPLLVSAG, encoded by the coding sequence GTGCGCAGTCTAAAGCTGATGGTGAAGGAACAGACGCCTCTTTATATTTTTGTCGCGGTATTATTTCTGGTCGGGGTGGTATTCGGAGCGCTTATCGTCAGTGCGCTAACACTGGATCAGCAGCAGGAGCTGGGCGATTACTTAAGCAACTTCTTCGTGACGGTCGATCAGCAGGGACTGCCTGACGCGCAGGATTCATATTGGAGCATCGCCGCTTTTCATCTGAAGTGGGTCGGCCTGATCTGGGTGCTTGGCTTGTCTGTAATCGGGCTCCCGGGCATTCTGATTCTGGATTTCCTCAAAGGTGTGCTGATCGGCTTCACCGTCGGCACGCTGGTCAGCCAATATTCCTGGCACGGCATGCTGTTCGCCCTGGTCTCCGTTGCTCCGCATAATCTGGTGCTGATTCCGGTGCTGCTGGTATGCAGTGCGGCTGCGCTCGGGTTCTCCCTGCTGATGATCCGCAGCCGTGTGCTCGGACAGCAGCGCCGCACGCAGATCACCCATCCGTTCATGATGTACACGCTGCTCTCCCTGGGGATGGCGCTGCTGGTGATGGGAATCTCGGGCTTCGAGGCTTACGTGACTCCGGTGATGATGCGCTGGGTGACGCCGCTGCTGGTGTCAGCCGGGTGA
- a CDS encoding endonuclease Q family protein — MALAAELSSVYCDLHVHIGRTSEGQAVKISGSRDLTFAGIAREAAERKGIGLIGIIDSHSPGVLRDIAAALDSGEMTIAAGGGIAYRGTTILLGTEIEIREPGRKECHVLAFMPDLGTMEDFSTWMSAHMRNVNLSSQRLYAPSRVLQDEITGRGGLLIPAHIFTPHKGLYGCAAERMAELFDLDRIAAVELGLSADSEMAGYISELDRYSFLTNSDAHSLGKIGREYNVIEMRKPSFEELKLALQRSEGRRVSANFGLNPRLGKYHRTYCGGCGSIIDEAYSTSERCPYCGSPKLVQGVLDRILHIADRSQPQVPDYRPPYHYQVPLEFIPGLGKRKLNLLLEAFGTEMNILHRAAEAELAAVAGAELAGLIVLARSGQLVLSSGGGGTYGKVVKS; from the coding sequence ATGGCACTAGCGGCGGAGCTCAGCAGTGTCTACTGTGATCTGCATGTGCATATCGGACGGACTTCGGAGGGCCAGGCGGTCAAAATCAGCGGCAGCCGTGATCTGACCTTCGCCGGGATTGCCAGGGAGGCAGCGGAGCGCAAGGGGATTGGCCTGATCGGCATTATCGACAGCCACTCTCCGGGTGTGCTGCGGGATATTGCTGCGGCGCTGGATTCCGGTGAGATGACGATAGCCGCAGGCGGCGGAATTGCTTACCGGGGGACGACGATCCTGCTGGGAACCGAGATTGAGATCCGCGAGCCCGGGCGAAAAGAGTGCCATGTCCTGGCCTTCATGCCGGACCTTGGGACGATGGAGGATTTCAGCACCTGGATGAGCGCCCATATGCGTAATGTGAATCTCAGCTCCCAGCGTCTGTACGCCCCTTCCAGGGTGCTTCAGGACGAGATTACCGGGCGGGGCGGGCTGCTGATTCCGGCCCATATTTTCACGCCCCACAAGGGACTCTATGGCTGTGCGGCCGAGCGGATGGCTGAGTTATTCGATCTGGACCGCATCGCGGCGGTGGAGCTTGGCCTCAGTGCGGATTCAGAGATGGCAGGGTATATCTCGGAGCTTGACCGTTACAGCTTCCTGACCAATTCCGATGCTCATTCCCTTGGCAAAATCGGCCGCGAGTACAATGTCATCGAGATGCGGAAGCCCTCCTTCGAGGAGCTGAAGCTTGCGCTCCAGCGCTCGGAAGGACGCAGGGTCAGCGCCAACTTCGGGCTGAATCCCCGGCTGGGCAAATATCACCGGACCTACTGCGGCGGCTGCGGCAGCATCATTGACGAAGCCTACAGCACCTCAGAACGCTGCCCGTATTGCGGCAGTCCTAAGCTGGTCCAGGGGGTACTGGACCGGATTCTGCACATTGCCGACCGTTCGCAGCCGCAGGTTCCGGATTACCGGCCCCCGTACCACTACCAGGTGCCGCTGGAGTTCATTCCCGGCCTCGGCAAGCGTAAGCTGAATCTGCTGCTGGAGGCTTTTGGCACAGAGATGAACATTCTGCACCGTGCTGCGGAAGCCGAGCTTGCCGCTGTAGCGGGGGCAGAGCTGGCGGGGCTGATCGTGCTGGCCCGCAGCGGGCAGCTCGTCCTCTCCTCGGGAGGCGGCGGGACCTACGGCAAGGTGGTCAAGAGCTAA
- a CDS encoding NUDIX hydrolase, producing MKKDEINRNPALDEETLSTKPIFAGHIISLQVDTVRLPDGNTATREVVKHPGAVAVLALNQGKMLVVEQYRQPMHRTEVEIPAGKLDPGEDPLAAAGRELQEETGFHSGGLKLLKSFYTSPGFADEIIHLYVTEDAQPGEMALDEDEFLEVSELTLEEAYQYIADGRIADAKTMMAVYAWHLYTLTGQWH from the coding sequence ATGAAAAAAGATGAAATAAACCGCAACCCCGCATTGGATGAAGAAACATTGTCGACGAAGCCGATTTTTGCAGGCCACATTATTTCGCTTCAGGTGGATACTGTGAGACTGCCGGACGGCAATACCGCAACCCGTGAGGTTGTGAAGCATCCTGGAGCTGTAGCTGTGCTCGCTTTGAATCAAGGTAAAATGCTGGTCGTGGAGCAGTACCGTCAGCCGATGCACCGTACCGAGGTGGAGATTCCGGCAGGGAAGCTGGACCCGGGTGAAGATCCGCTGGCGGCTGCGGGCCGTGAGCTTCAGGAGGAGACCGGATTTCATAGCGGGGGGCTGAAGCTGCTGAAGTCTTTCTATACCTCTCCCGGCTTCGCCGACGAGATCATTCACCTCTATGTGACCGAGGATGCCCAGCCGGGCGAGATGGCGCTGGATGAGGATGAGTTCCTGGAGGTCTCCGAGCTGACGCTGGAGGAAGCCTACCAGTACATTGCGGACGGACGTATTGCCGATGCCAAGACGATGATGGCGGTCTATGCCTGGCATCTCTATACGCTGACAGGCCAATGGCACTAG
- a CDS encoding M20/M25/M40 family metallo-hydrolase, translating into MISEDRLIHEFMELVQIDSETRNERQIADVLKEKFSSLGLSAVEDDSQERTGHGAGNLFVTWPADSGVSAPKLLFTCHMDTVVPGQKIKPTLGEDGWIRSDGSTILGADDKAGLAALFEAIRVIQEQKLPHGQIQFVITAGEESGLMGARAMDPANLDADMGFALDSNGEVGAIATAAPGVARISMQIFGKSAHAGVNPEDGISAIQVASKAISAMKLGRIDNETTANIGKFAGGGPTNVVCDHVQLDAEARSIVQEKVDLQVASMREALETTAREHGAQSEFRSETIYPAFSFGAGDPVVQLAARAVTAQGLTPRLFASGGGSDANVFNGLNVPVVNLAVGYEDIHTTKERIKAADIVKVASLVVAIVAESQKG; encoded by the coding sequence ATGATATCAGAAGACCGATTGATCCATGAGTTCATGGAGCTTGTCCAGATTGACAGTGAGACCCGGAATGAACGGCAGATTGCCGATGTGCTTAAGGAGAAGTTCAGCAGCCTGGGGCTGAGCGCAGTGGAAGACGATTCGCAGGAGAGAACGGGACACGGAGCCGGCAATCTGTTCGTGACCTGGCCTGCGGACAGCGGAGTGAGCGCGCCGAAGCTGCTGTTCACCTGCCATATGGATACCGTGGTGCCCGGCCAGAAGATCAAGCCAACCCTTGGGGAAGACGGCTGGATTCGAAGCGATGGCAGCACCATTCTTGGGGCGGATGACAAAGCAGGACTGGCTGCCCTGTTCGAGGCCATCCGGGTGATTCAGGAGCAGAAGCTGCCGCACGGCCAGATTCAGTTCGTCATCACGGCAGGCGAAGAGTCGGGGCTGATGGGCGCACGAGCCATGGACCCGGCGAATCTGGATGCAGATATGGGCTTCGCGCTGGATTCCAACGGAGAAGTGGGAGCTATTGCTACCGCCGCACCAGGCGTGGCCCGGATCTCGATGCAGATCTTCGGCAAATCCGCCCATGCAGGCGTGAACCCGGAGGACGGCATCAGCGCCATCCAGGTAGCAAGCAAAGCTATTTCGGCCATGAAGCTGGGACGGATCGACAACGAAACGACAGCGAATATCGGCAAGTTCGCCGGCGGCGGGCCGACGAATGTGGTCTGCGACCATGTGCAGCTGGATGCGGAGGCCCGCAGTATTGTGCAGGAGAAGGTTGACCTTCAGGTGGCCTCCATGCGGGAGGCACTGGAGACAACAGCCCGCGAACACGGGGCGCAGAGTGAATTCCGCAGCGAGACAATCTATCCGGCATTCAGCTTTGGTGCGGGTGATCCGGTCGTTCAACTGGCGGCCCGTGCGGTCACTGCGCAGGGCCTGACCCCCCGCCTGTTCGCTTCCGGCGGCGGCAGTGATGCCAATGTGTTCAACGGCCTGAACGTTCCGGTTGTGAACCTGGCAGTTGGTTACGAGGATATCCATACCACGAAGGAGCGGATCAAGGCTGCAGACATCGTCAAGGTGGCCAGTCTGGTTGTAGCCATTGTGGCCGAGAGCCAGAAGGGCTAA
- the prli42 gene encoding stressosome-associated protein Prli42, with product MQRQKWFRIIIYIMLFAMIASTVLFVIEPFLAG from the coding sequence ATGCAACGACAAAAATGGTTCCGCATTATCATCTACATCATGCTGTTCGCTATGATCGCCTCTACGGTGCTGTTCGTCATCGAGCCGTTTTTGGCCGGTTAA
- the lipB gene encoding lipoyl(octanoyl) transferase LipB, with translation MENLNLSKLTVTILPLMEYGAAWELQKEAVHAIDAGTASEQLILLQHPPTYTIGSQNHPEHLLLSGEQLRQQGIALFEIDRGGDITYHGPGQLVGYPLLKLGEHGKVDLHGYLRKLESVIIAYLEANGITGTRKQGYTGVWVGDEKICAIGVKFNKCKFRRGFVTSHGFAFNVSAGIGQSGFTGIIPCGIAEYGVTSLEECTGRAIDIGTVAEELVPYFLEQFPYSQTAPGEPGRCYLSAKRD, from the coding sequence ATGGAGAACCTGAACCTAAGCAAACTTACAGTTACCATTCTTCCGCTGATGGAGTACGGGGCGGCCTGGGAGCTGCAAAAGGAAGCGGTGCATGCGATTGACGCGGGCACCGCTTCCGAGCAGCTGATTCTTTTGCAGCATCCGCCCACGTACACCATCGGTTCGCAGAATCATCCGGAGCATTTGCTCCTCAGCGGGGAACAGCTCAGACAGCAGGGCATTGCGCTGTTTGAGATTGACCGCGGGGGAGATATTACATATCATGGGCCCGGCCAGCTGGTCGGTTACCCGCTTTTGAAGCTGGGCGAGCACGGCAAGGTTGATCTGCACGGTTATCTGCGCAAGCTGGAGTCGGTGATTATTGCGTATCTGGAGGCCAATGGAATTACGGGAACCCGCAAGCAGGGGTATACCGGGGTATGGGTCGGTGATGAGAAAATCTGTGCAATCGGCGTCAAGTTCAACAAGTGTAAATTCCGCCGGGGGTTTGTCACCAGTCATGGCTTCGCCTTCAACGTATCGGCCGGGATCGGGCAAAGCGGCTTCACCGGCATTATCCCCTGCGGTATTGCGGAATATGGAGTGACCTCGCTGGAGGAATGCACGGGGCGCGCTATTGACATCGGGACGGTTGCTGAAGAATTGGTGCCTTATTTCCTGGAGCAGTTTCCGTATAGCCAAACAGCGCCCGGGGAACCCGGACGCTGTTACTTAAGTGCTAAGCGTGATTAA